One Leopardus geoffroyi isolate Oge1 chromosome C1, O.geoffroyi_Oge1_pat1.0, whole genome shotgun sequence DNA segment encodes these proteins:
- the RALB gene encoding ras-related protein Ral-B, producing MAANKSKSQSSLALHKVIMVGSGGVGKSALTLQFMYDEFVEDYEPTKADSYRKKVVLDGEEVQIDILDTAGQEDYAAIRDNYFRSGEGFLLVFSITEHESFTATAEFREQILRVKAEEDKIPLLVVGNKSDLEERRQVPVEEARTKAEEWGVQYVETSAKTRANVDKVFFDLMREIRAKKMSENKDKNGKKSSKNKKSFKERCCLL from the exons ATGGCCGCAAACAAGAGTAAGAGCCAGAGCTCCCTGGCCCTTCACAAGGTGATCATGGTCGGCAGTGGAGGGGTTGGCAAGTCGGCCCTGACGCTTCAGTTCATGTACGATGAG TTTGTAGAAGACTATGAACCTACCAAAGCTGACAGTTACAGAAAGAAAGTGGTTCTTGATGGAGAAGAAGTCCAGATAGATATTCTGGACACGGCTGGACAAGAGGACTATGCAGCCATTCGAGACAACTACTTTCGCAGTGGGGAAGGTTTTCTCCTCGTGTTCTCGATCACAGAACATGAATCATTTACAGCAACTGCCGAATTCAG GGAACAGATCCTCCGCGTTAAGGCCGAAGAAGATAAAATCCCATTGCTGGTCGTGGGAAACAAGTCCGACCTAGAGGAGCGGAGGCAGGTGCCCGTTGAGGAGGCCAGGACGAAAGCAGAGGAGTGGGGTGTGCAGTACGTGGAGACGTCGGCTAAAACGCGGGCCAACGTGGACAAG GTGTTCTTTGACCTAATGAGAGAAATCAGAGCCAAAAAGATGTCAGAGAACAAAGACAAGAACGGCAAGAAAAGCAGCAAGAAcaagaaaagttttaaagaaagatgTTGCTTACTGTGA